The Corticium candelabrum chromosome 17, ooCorCand1.1, whole genome shotgun sequence genome has a segment encoding these proteins:
- the LOC134193068 gene encoding collagen alpha-1(XXVII) chain-like, translated as MGPRGIEGADGDPGSAGHTGPVGPRGSKGEKGLKGIPGITGPRGPQGIPGEPIDQETLEKYFNPVKALQTEVSNMKLTLQSLASNDQPAAHLHGNNNYGTKSSGSIITDWYTGSGQWYSPILRGGMTYSNGYITVPKDGLYYIYGKIYFDPQSGQARSGFYIYLNSQYVEFTYQYHPSANGNQDYTRYSGLLKMVSKGDRIYMKFVYTVYAYMYPPYAQFGVFRVA; from the exons ATGGGGCCAAGAGGTATTGAAGGAGCTGATGGAGATCCT GGGTCAGCCGGTCACACTGGACCAGTTGGTCCACGAGGCTCAAAAGGAGAAAAG GGACTGAAAGGGATACCAGGTATAACAGGACCGAGAGGTCCACAAGGCATTCCCGGAGAACCa ATAGACCAGGAAACGCTTGAAAAGTACTTCAATCCTGTGAAAGCGCTACAGACAGAG GTATCTAACATGAAACTCACTTTGCAGTCTTTG GCAAGTAACGATCAACCTGCTGCTCATTTACACGGGAATAATAATTATGGCACAAAAAGTAGTG GCAGCATTATTACGGACTGGTATACTGGTAGCGGTCAGTGGTATTCTCCTATTCTGAGAGGTGGAATGACATACAGTAACGGATACATTACCGTGCCGAAAGATGGACTTTACTATATCTACGGAAAGATATATTTTGATCCACAGTCGGGACAAGCGCGTTCTGGATTCTACATCTACTTGAACAGTCAATATGTTGAATTTACCTACCAGTACCATCCATCTGCTAATGGCAATCAAGATTACACTCGTTATTCTGGTCTTCTAAAAATGGTCAGCAAAGGAGACAGGATCTATATGAAGTTTGTCTATACTGTCTATGCTTATATGTATCCTCCATACGCTCAGTTTGGAGTCTTTCGTGTTGCTTAG